The Halostella salina nucleotide sequence CGTTCGGCGAGACGAGTTCCGGGGCCGGGTCGTGTGTCGGCGCCACGTCGTCGGCCGTCAGCGGCGCGAACAGCGAGAGCCCGCCCGCGGCCACCAGCGCGATCAGCGCCAGCGCCGCCGCCACCGTGATCCACCGTCGCATTCGAGCGCTCTAGCACGCGAGAGGGTATAAGCGGATCCGCGGTCGCCGCCTCCGTTCACTCGACCCGCGAGGCGACGTACTTCGAGACGTGGTCGTCGGTCCGGCGCTTGAACCCGGCCTGCCGGGCGAGGCGGTCGAGTTCCCGCGAGACGAGGCTGCCGTACTGGACCGCCTTCTTCTCGCGGAACGCGACGCGGTCGGGGACGAACGCCCGGGCTGCGAGACGGAGCGCGCGCTTTCGCTCGCCGCGGTCGTCGACGAGCGCGTCGCCCGGCAGCGCGAGCGCGGCCCGCACGACGCGGTCGTCGAGCATCGGCGCGACCGGCTCGACACCGGCCGCCCGGAGCGCCAGCACGTCCCGCTCTAGCTGGTCGGGGAGCGTGCCGAGCAGTTCCCGGCGCGCGCCGCGAACCGTGTCGGCCTCGACACGCGGGTCCTCCGGCGCGCGGGCGACCTTGGCGTAGCCGCCGAACAGTTCGTCCGCGCCCTGGCCGACCGCGAGGCGGCCGTAGCCGTCGGCGGCCGCCCGCTCGGCGACGAGATAGAGCGGGAGCGCGATGCTCACGTCCATCGCGTTCGTCCGCCCGGCGGCGCGGGCGACTTCGGGGACCGCACGCTCCAGGTCGTCCGGAGTTAGTTCGACGACGCGCAGGTCCCGCCCCATCGCGTCGGCGGCGTCGCGGGCGGCCGCGACGTCGTGACTCTCCGGGAACCCCGCGACGTACAGCGGTGCGTCGAGGCGGCTGGCGACGACCGCGGAGTCGACGCCGCCGGAGAACGCGACGGCGGTGGCAGCCTCTGTCCCCCCGTCCGCGGCGGCCACCTCGTCGAGCGCCCCAGTGAGCGCCTCTCGGAGCGAGACGACGGCCTCGCGCTCGTCGGTGACGGGATCCGGGTCCGGCAGGCTCCAGACGCGCTCCGCGGCGGTCGGGTCGTCCACCTGCCCGGCGTGGCCCGCCGGGAACGGCTCCGGATCGGCCAGTTCGCCCGGCGCGAACGCCCAGTCGTCGCCGTCGAAAAACAGCGGTTGCCGGCCCAGCACGTCGCGGACGAGGCGGCCGTCGACCGCGCCCGCGAACCCGCGGGTGCCGGGAAGTGGGTCGTCCTCGTCTAGCGCGCGGCGGACCGTCTCGGCGGTCGCGCCCCGCAGCGTCATCGCAGCAGCGAGAACAGCCCGTTCTTGACGCGGCGCGTCGCCCCCCCGGCGGCCTGCCGGAAGCTGATGTGCCAGGGCGTCCGCTTGCCCTCGACCGTGGTCCGGCCCTCGCGGATCGCGTCCAGTATCGCGTCGACGCTGCGCTCCTCCGCGCCGATGCGCGTGACCGCCTGCCCGACCATCTCGCTGATGTGGGCGTCGCTCCCGGCGGTCATCGGGATTCCGCGCTCCCGGGCGAACCGCTCGGCCTGCCGGTTCGCCCGGCCGGTGAGCAGCCGCGAGTTGTACACCTCTATCGCGTCGGCCTCGGCCAGCGCGTCCTTCGAGATGTTGGCGAGGACGCCGTGGCGGGACTCCTGGAACGGGTGCGGAACGACGGCGATGCCGCCCAGATCGCGGATGCGGTCCAGCGACTCGTCGTACGGCAGCCCCTCGGGCACGCGCTCCTCGACGCCGAGCGCGAGAACGTGCCCAGCGGCGGTCGACACCTCCATCCCGGGGATGCCGACCAGCCCGTACTCCGCGGCGCGCTCGGCGGCCTCCAGGCTCGCGTCGATCTCGTCGTGGTCGGTGACCGCGAGCGCGTCGAGTCCCACCGCGTCCGCCTGCTTCAGCAGGAGTTCGACCGGGTCCCGGCCGTCGTACGACAGCGACGAGTGGCAGTGGAGTTCGGCCGACAGCACGGGTCGGGCTTCGCAGGCCCGTGGCAAAAGCGCCTCGGTACGGAGTCGGTCGTAGTCCGTCCCGTTTTGGGGATATCCGCATCGTCGGCCGCTTCGCCGTTTCGTTGCGATCCGGAACGCGGCAGATCGATACGGTACCGGCCCCATCACACCGACCACGAACGACGTATCCGATTCCTTTAGAGTCAGTTATATTATTAGCTATTCCTCAAAACTTTTTTATTTATATGCTCTAGCTATAACTTGCAATGGAAGAAAACTCATCTAAAAACAGGAGAAACGTCCTCAAATCGATCGGTGCCGGTATCGGTGCCACCGGATTCGCCGGACTCGGTGCCGCCAGCGACGACGACGGCACGACGGATCAGACCGTCGACGTACACACCGAGACCCTGAGTGCGAAGGAGACGAACGCGTACTTCGGGCAGGCCCAGCGGACCGAGACCACGCGAGCGCTGAAGGAGTTCCTTCGGGAGGAGGGCCTCCACGCCGACCGGACCCGCCTGACCGGCACCCGGGTCAACGCGGACTTCGTCTCGGAACACGTCTCGCTCAAGGCGCCCTTCCAGTCGAGCGAAGACACGACCGAGGGCTATCTCGACCTGCGTGTGTTCGACGACAGTGCCGTCACGGCGAAGGCGTATGTCGACGGGACGGTCTACGTCGCCGACCGCTTCACGCTCCGCAGCGACGGCGCGGACGTGATGACCGAACTCGACCGGGAGCAGTTGACCCAGTCGGCGGTCAGCACACAGGTCACCCGTAACTGCAGCGCTACGTACACGTTCAACGGCGACGGCTACGGCTGTAAGATCCTGCAGGGGCTCGCTGCCGTCGGGGCGTCCGTGCTGATGCTCGTCCCCGAACCGTCCTCGACCGCGATCGGCACGGTCGCACTCACGGGCATCCTCGGCGGTGGCTGTACGCTCTTCGAGGCCGTGAACAAGTACTTCGACGACTGCGACGTGGGGAAGCTCCGGCTCTGTGTCGTCCAGCCCTGTACGATCTGTACCCCGTCGCTGTATCTCTACCCCGTCGACTGCGCCTGACTCGTCAGCCGACGAACCGCATCCTCCCTAATACTGTCGTAACAAAACGGACCGAAACCCGCTCAAACCCCGCGAAATGAACTACCCCAAGACGGACACTCGATCCATGGAACGGTACAGACTGGCACTGTTGTTGATACTCGTCGGCGTCGGCCTAGAGAGTCTGACCACGCTCGCCGCCAACGCGGTCGGCGAACAGGGAGCGTTCCTCGAATCACCGCTCGTCACCGGCCTGGCAGGAGTGATCGTAGTCGCCGGAGGTGGGCTTCTCCTCTGGGACCTCCTCTAGTAGGCCTCCCCGGCCCCGAGCGGTCACCGATTTTCGGCTTCGATCCCGCGCCCGGACGGTGAGCTTTGCGTTCCCGACTCGGGTCGGGCCTGTCCGTTGCTTGCCACCTATCCTGCCTGTCTCTCCCGAGTCGACTCAGTGGCCCCCTCGCCGCCGGACGTTCACCGACCGTGCGAAAGTACGGGTGATACGCAGCACGGACGACTGCGACGCCGGCCGTTCATGCTTGCACCGTCGTTCCCGAACCCCGTCCGCACGAGTCCGCCCGCCCGGAAGTGTGCATATGCCTGCACATGGAAAGGCATTAATCAGGCGTGTCTGTACAGAGAAGTGAATGAGCCTCTCCGATCGAGACCGCGAACTCGTCGTCGCCGAACTCGGCCGCGAGCCGACGCCCGCGGAGGCCGCGCTGTTCGAGAACCTCTGGAGCGAACACTGCGCCTACCGGTCGTCCCGCCCCCTGCTGTCGGCGTTCGACAGTTCTGGCGAGCAGGTCGTGATCGGTCCCGGCGACGACGCCGCTGTCGTTGCCCTCGATGACTCCACCTACATCACCATGGGCGTCGAGAGCCACAACCACCCCTCCTACGTCGACCCGTACGACGGCGCGGCGACGGGCGTCGGCGGCATCGTCCGCGACACGCTGTCGATGGGGGCCTACCCCATCGCGCTGGCCGACTCGCTGTACTTCGGGGACTTCGACCGCGAACACTCCCGCTACCTGTTCGACGGCGTCGTGGAGGGGATCGGCGACTACGGCAACTCCATCGGCGTCCCGACCGTCGCCGGGAGCGTCGCCTTCCACGACGACTACGAGGGCAACCCGCTGGTCAACGTCGCCTGCGTCGGCCTGATCGACGACCCCGAGCGCCTCGTCACCGCCGAGGCACAGGAGCCGGGGAACAAGCTCGTCCTCGTCGGCAACGCGACCGGCCGGGACGGCCTCGGCGGCGCGTCCTTCGCCAGCGAGGACCTCTCGGAGGACGCCGAGACGGAGGACCGCCCCGCCGTTCAGGTCGGCGACCCGTACACCGAGAAGCTGCTCATCGAGGCCAACGAAGCGCTCGTCGACGAGGGGCTGGTCGAGTCGGCCCGCGACCTCGGTGCGGCCGGCCTCGGCGGAGCCTCCAGCGAACTCGTCGCCAAGGGCGGTCTCGGGGCCGAGATCGAACTCGACCGCGTCCACCAGCGCGAGCCGAACATGAACGCCATGGAGATCCTGCTCGCCGAGTCCCAGGAGCGGATGTGCTACGAGGTCGCCCCCGACAACGTCGACCGCGTCCGGGAGATCGCCGAGCGGTTCGACCTCGGCTGCTCGGTCATCGGCGAGGTGACCGACGGGAACTACGTCTGCACCTTCGAAGACAGCGAGGCGCGACGCGCCTCGGACGAGCCGAGCGGCGAGGACGACGAGCCGCGAGGCCGCGAGACCGTCGTCGACGCCCCCGCCGAGTTCCTCGGCGACGGCGCGCCGATGAACGACCTGCCGAGCGAGGCACCGAGCCAGCCCGAGACCGACCTGCCCGAGACCGACCTCGGCGAGGCGTTCGAGGCCGTCGTCGGCAACCCGAACACCGCCTCGAAGCGCTGGGTGTACCGCCAGTACGACCACGAGGTCGGCGTCCGGACGAGCGTGCCGCCGGGCGACGACGCCGCGGTACTGGCCGTCAGGGAGGCAGACACCGGCCTCGCCATCTCGGCCGGTGCGGACCCGAACTGGACCGACGCCGCGCCGTACGACGGGGCCCGCGCCGTCGCGCTGGAGAACGCCACGAACCTCGCCGCGAAGGGCGCGACGCCCCTGGCCGCGGTCGACTGCCTCAACGGCGGCAACCCCGAGAAGCCCGACGTGTACGGCGGCTTCAAGGGGATCGTCGACGGGCTCGCGGACATGTGCGCGGCGCTCGACGTGCCGGTCGTCGGCGGCAACGTCTCGCTGTACAACGACTCGCCCTCGGGACCGATCCCGCCGACGCCGACGCTCGCGATGACCGGCACGAAGGACGGGTACGACGCGCCGCCCGCCGCGGCCGCGCCCGAGGGCGACCTGCTCGTCGTCGGTGACCCGGCGCTCGACGGCGAGGACGTGGCGCTCGGCGGCTCCGAGTACCTCGCGCGGTTCGGCGGAAGCGACGGGTTCTCGGCCCTGCCCGACGACCCCGCCGGCTTCGTCGCGGCGCTTGCCGACGTGGCGGACCACGACGCGACGCTCGCGGTTCACGACGTCTCCCACGGCGGCCTCGCGGTCGCGCTGGCCGAGATGGTCTCCGGCGAGGCCGGACTGGACGTGACGCTGCCCGAGGACGCCGACCCGACGGCCGCGCTGTTCCACGAGCGCCCCGGCCGCGCCGTCGTCCAGACGACCGACCCCGACGCCGTCCGCGCGGCGTTCGACGGGAGCGCCCCCGTCCACGCGGTCGGGAGGGCGACCGACGACGGCGCGCTGTCGGTCTCGGTCGGCGACCGCGAACTGACGTACGACGCCGACGACATCGCCGCCCTGCGGTCGGTCGTCACCGACGCGATGGGCTGATCTCGGGGCCGACAGCAGGACGTACCCGGCGGACAGCCGTCATTTTCAAATACGCCGGTCGATATCCTTGAGATAATGTGCCGGGACTGGGGAGTGGTGTCGCCGTGACCGACGACCCCGTCGTGCTCGTCGTCGAGGACGAGCCCGACCTGGCGGATCTGTACTCCTCGTGGCTGGCCGACCACTGCACCGTCAGGACCGCCTACGACGGGCCGGAGGCGCTGGACGCGATCGATGCGGACGTCAACGCCGTCCTGCTGGACCGCCTGATGCCCGGCCTCTCCGGCGACCGTGTGCTCGACGCGATCCGCGACCGTGACCTTGACTGCCGGGTGGCGATGGTGACGGCGGTCGAACCGGACTTCGACATCATCGGCATGGGCTTCGACGACTACCTCGTCAAGCCAGTCTCGCCGGACGACCTCATCGACACCGTCGACCAGTTGCTCCTCCGGTCGACGTACGACGCTCAGATCCAGGAGTTCTTCGCGCTCGCCTCCAAGCGCGCGCTGCTCGAATCACAGAAACCCGAGGCCGAACTCCGGGCCAGCGAGGAGTACGCCCGTCTGGAGGACCGCCTCGCAGTGCTCCGCGAACGGGTCGACGACACGGTCGCCCAGCTATCGGGGTCCGACGACTACGAGCAGGCCTGCCGCGACATCACGCAGGAGGAGCCTACCTGAAATCCGGGTCCAGCGTCGTGACCGCCGACACCTCGAACCGGAGCGTCCCGGCCGGCGTCGTCGCCGTCGAGAACTCCCAGCCGTGGGCGCGGGCGATCTCCCGGGCGATCGCCGGGCCGACCGGCCCGGCGTCCGGGTCCGTGATCCGCTCCCGGTTCTCCGCCGCCGGCACGTCCACGCGGTCCACGAAGAAGCCGTCGCTGTAGCCGCCGTCCGCCACCGAACGGGCCGTCGCCTCCGCGAGCAGGCCGATCCGGGCCTCGGCGCGCTCGCCGTCCGGCGACCAGCGGAACAGCCCCTCGAACAGTCGGACGAGCCGCTCGCGGTCCGCCCGGAGCGTCGCGTCGTCGTCGACGGTCAGCGACAGCCCCGACACGGGCACCGTGTCGTCGTCGATGACGTTCTCGCCCGCTTCCTCGACCACGTCCGCGACGCGTTCCTGCGTTCGCGGCCCGAGCGACGACCGGGCCGTCGACAGCTCCGCGGCGTCGTCGACGAGGCGGTCCGCGACGGCGAGCGTCTCCCGGAGTTCGCCCGCGCGGTCGGCGTCTACGTCGGCGTCGTCGAGCGCACCAAGCGTCTCATCGAGCCGAGCCGCCACGTCGCCTTCGAGCAGTTCCTGCAGTGCACCGAGGCGCTCGCTCTGCCGGGAGATGGCCGACTCACGCTCGGAGAGCAGGCGCTCGCGCTCCGCCCGGTCGAGTTCGAGCTCGGCCTGGGCCGCGAGGATCTCCGTCAGCTCGCGGTCCCGCTCGTCGAACGCGCCGACGGTCCGCGCGCCCGTCATCAGGACGCCGTGGGAGCCGATCGGCGCGATGATCTCGCTCCGGATCGGCGTGTCGGGGTTGTACGTGTCGGCCGCCTCCCGCACGTCGTCGTACAGCGCGGACTCGCCCTCGTGGTACGCGTTCCAGACGAGCCCCTCGTTGCGGCCGAACTTCGGCAGCCCGCCGATCAGTTCGTGTGCCCCCGCAGTCGCCGCCACGGGGTCGAGGCTGCCCTCCTGCTCGTCCAGCAGCCACACGCCGCTGACGGGCATGTCGAGCAGTTCCGACGCCGTGTGGACGGTCACGGCACAGACCTCCTCCGGCGAGTCCGTCTCGTACAGCTGGCGGGTGACGCCGTGGAGCGACGTGACGACGCGCTCGAACTCCCGCCGGTCGGTCACGTCGCGGATCACGCCGGCGACGCCGTCGCCGTCGGTGCCCGGGATCCGGACCAGGCGCATCTCGCCGACGTGGGTCGACTCGTCGGCCATCTCGAACGTCGCCTCGACGCGGCGCTCCCCGTCGGTCCCCTCGCGGAGGGCGGCCATCGCGTCGACCAGCGCCGCGGTGCTTTCCTCGTCGATAGTCGCGACGCGGTGGAGCGCGGCGACCGGCGTCCCCACGAGGCGGTCCTGCGGGACGCCGAACGTCGCCTCGACGGCGCGGTTGACGTACGCGATCTCGTCGTCGGCGTTTATCGTGACGACGCCGTCGTGGACCGCCTCGACGATGGCGGCGTGCTGGTCGGCCTCGGCCTCCCGGCGCTTGCGCTCGGACACGTCCCGGAGGTACACCGACAGCCCCGTCTCGGAGGGGTACGCGCGCACCTCGAACCACGTCCCGATGGGGTTGTAGAACGTCTCGAACGCCACGTCCTCGCCCTCGTCCATCGCGTGGTGGAACTGGTTCGGGAACGGCGTGTCGGCCGTCTCCGGGAACACGTCCCAGATCACCCGGCCCTGCAGGCCCTCGCCGTCGCGGTCCAGCAGCTCGCGGGCGCGGTCGTTGAGGTAGGTGAACCGCCACGCGTTGTCGAGCGCGAAG carries:
- a CDS encoding PHP domain-containing protein encodes the protein MLSAELHCHSSLSYDGRDPVELLLKQADAVGLDALAVTDHDEIDASLEAAERAAEYGLVGIPGMEVSTAAGHVLALGVEERVPEGLPYDESLDRIRDLGGIAVVPHPFQESRHGVLANISKDALAEADAIEVYNSRLLTGRANRQAERFARERGIPMTAGSDAHISEMVGQAVTRIGAEERSVDAILDAIREGRTTVEGKRTPWHISFRQAAGGATRRVKNGLFSLLR
- a CDS encoding PAS domain-containing protein, with the translated sequence MTADEPTAPEILDRVADAFFALDNAWRFTYLNDRARELLDRDGEGLQGRVIWDVFPETADTPFPNQFHHAMDEGEDVAFETFYNPIGTWFEVRAYPSETGLSVYLRDVSERKRREAEADQHAAIVEAVHDGVVTINADDEIAYVNRAVEATFGVPQDRLVGTPVAALHRVATIDEESTAALVDAMAALREGTDGERRVEATFEMADESTHVGEMRLVRIPGTDGDGVAGVIRDVTDRREFERVVTSLHGVTRQLYETDSPEEVCAVTVHTASELLDMPVSGVWLLDEQEGSLDPVAATAGAHELIGGLPKFGRNEGLVWNAYHEGESALYDDVREAADTYNPDTPIRSEIIAPIGSHGVLMTGARTVGAFDERDRELTEILAAQAELELDRAERERLLSERESAISRQSERLGALQELLEGDVAARLDETLGALDDADVDADRAGELRETLAVADRLVDDAAELSTARSSLGPRTQERVADVVEEAGENVIDDDTVPVSGLSLTVDDDATLRADRERLVRLFEGLFRWSPDGERAEARIGLLAEATARSVADGGYSDGFFVDRVDVPAAENRERITDPDAGPVGPAIAREIARAHGWEFSTATTPAGTLRFEVSAVTTLDPDFR
- the purL gene encoding phosphoribosylformylglycinamidine synthase subunit PurL encodes the protein MSLSDRDRELVVAELGREPTPAEAALFENLWSEHCAYRSSRPLLSAFDSSGEQVVIGPGDDAAVVALDDSTYITMGVESHNHPSYVDPYDGAATGVGGIVRDTLSMGAYPIALADSLYFGDFDREHSRYLFDGVVEGIGDYGNSIGVPTVAGSVAFHDDYEGNPLVNVACVGLIDDPERLVTAEAQEPGNKLVLVGNATGRDGLGGASFASEDLSEDAETEDRPAVQVGDPYTEKLLIEANEALVDEGLVESARDLGAAGLGGASSELVAKGGLGAEIELDRVHQREPNMNAMEILLAESQERMCYEVAPDNVDRVREIAERFDLGCSVIGEVTDGNYVCTFEDSEARRASDEPSGEDDEPRGRETVVDAPAEFLGDGAPMNDLPSEAPSQPETDLPETDLGEAFEAVVGNPNTASKRWVYRQYDHEVGVRTSVPPGDDAAVLAVREADTGLAISAGADPNWTDAAPYDGARAVALENATNLAAKGATPLAAVDCLNGGNPEKPDVYGGFKGIVDGLADMCAALDVPVVGGNVSLYNDSPSGPIPPTPTLAMTGTKDGYDAPPAAAAPEGDLLVVGDPALDGEDVALGGSEYLARFGGSDGFSALPDDPAGFVAALADVADHDATLAVHDVSHGGLAVALAEMVSGEAGLDVTLPEDADPTAALFHERPGRAVVQTTDPDAVRAAFDGSAPVHAVGRATDDGALSVSVGDRELTYDADDIAALRSVVTDAMG
- a CDS encoding HalX domain-containing protein encodes the protein MTDDPVVLVVEDEPDLADLYSSWLADHCTVRTAYDGPEALDAIDADVNAVLLDRLMPGLSGDRVLDAIRDRDLDCRVAMVTAVEPDFDIIGMGFDDYLVKPVSPDDLIDTVDQLLLRSTYDAQIQEFFALASKRALLESQKPEAELRASEEYARLEDRLAVLRERVDDTVAQLSGSDDYEQACRDITQEEPT
- a CDS encoding asparagine synthase C-terminal domain-containing protein, which encodes MRGATAETVRRALDEDDPLPGTRGFAGAVDGRLVRDVLGRQPLFFDGDDWAFAPGELADPEPFPAGHAGQVDDPTAAERVWSLPDPDPVTDEREAVVSLREALTGALDEVAAADGGTEAATAVAFSGGVDSAVVASRLDAPLYVAGFPESHDVAAARDAADAMGRDLRVVELTPDDLERAVPEVARAAGRTNAMDVSIALPLYLVAERAAADGYGRLAVGQGADELFGGYAKVARAPEDPRVEADTVRGARRELLGTLPDQLERDVLALRAAGVEPVAPMLDDRVVRAALALPGDALVDDRGERKRALRLAARAFVPDRVAFREKKAVQYGSLVSRELDRLARQAGFKRRTDDHVSKYVASRVE